The genomic window ATCGCTGCTGTTTGGGGGAGTTCGTGGTACAACAAAAAGGCTGACACGAGATCAAAAGAGGTTTCGGGTAAGTTGGTGGCTTCGGCTGCCCCGTGTACCCAGTCAATAGCTAGGTTCCGTTCTTGACTACGGTAATGGGCAACGGCTAAATGATAGGCTGATAGGTCTAATCCTGTTACCTTTGCGTCGGGGTACATTGCTTGAAGGGGGAAGGTACTCATGCCAACACTACAACCCATGTCTAAAATCCTCTGAGGTGTTGAGGATAGCTGTTGTTTCAGAATTTCATGATAATTGTGTCGTAAACGGGGATCTCCATTTACCCCTGCTCCTGGCCAAATACTAGCATGAACGGCATAAGCAGCAGATTCTACTTCCAGGGCTGACTCCCAACTTAAATTTCCTGTTTCATAACCATGAAAGGAACACACATAATAATCAGGATAGACCAAATTGGGATTTTGAACTTTTTCTAGTTCTTCTTCCCAGTTATGGTTACTCAGTTGACGGACATTATCTCGCCAGGGAACCCCTATTTTTTCTGCCCGATTAATGATCATGTTACGGGCTTGATATTTGGCTAGTTTTGCTAAGGGTTTGACAGATAAAATACCATTGATTACACGGGAAGCTAAACTGGGTTTCGATGGAAAGGGGGTAGCAGTCATAAAATTTTCTAGATATCGATTATGATAGTAACCAAGTCGCATCGATGGTTACTCAATAATTTTCCTTTTTGATTTTATCATTAACTGCTATATGAAACTTATGTGAAGATACCAACCAATTGCCTAATGGGAGAATTCAACACTGTCAACTCATTAATCGATATAGAACGAGTTATGTTTTTCTATCCAATTCACTAAGAAACAAACTAAGATAACCATCGAAACCAGATAACAGATCAGTAAACAATTTTCTAGCATTAATATCAGCCCTTGAAGTTCCTATGATGATTTCAAGTATGCTAGAGTAATCTGAAACTGTTGTGACAGGATTATGAATGAATGATAAGAATTCATTTAGTTATCTGAGAAGTTTATTTTTCAGTTGCTATTCAACCCTTTGCAGATGTTCCCGATCGCCTTATAGTGATAGGTGATCCCCAGTTTAATAATGCAGTATCGTGAAAAAGATTTCTCTTCTTGGCTCCACTGGTTCCATTGGCACCCAAACCCTTGATATTGTCAACCAATACCCCGATCAATTTCAAGTGGTGGGTTTGGCAACTCGTTCTAATGTGGAGTTATTAGCCACCCAAGTCCAACAGTTTCGTCCTGAGATTGTAGCGATTTGTGATGAGAGCAAACTAGGAAGCCTCAAAGATGCGATCGCAAGTATGGACTATTCTCCCCTTATTTTAGCAGGAGAGCAGGGTGTAGCAGAGGTTGCCCGTCACGGGGATGCTGAGAGTGTGGTAACCGGTATTGTGGGATGTGCCGGCTTATTACCAACCATTGCAGCCATAGAAGCCGGAAAAGATATTGCTTTAGCTAATAAGGAAACTCTGATCGCAGGGGGTCCGGTGGTCCTGCCTTTAATCGAAAAACATGGGGTCAAATTATTACCAGCCGACTCAGAACATTCGGCGATTTTTCAATGTTTACAAGGGGTTCCCGATGGGGGGTTACGACGCATTATTTTAACCGCTTCTGGGGGTGCATTTCGTGACTGGCCGGTAGAACAATTAAAGTATGTTACGGTACAAGATGCCTTAAAACATCCTAACTGGTCAATGGGTCAAAAAATCACCGTTGATTCTGCTACTTTAATGAATAAAGGGTTAGAGGTGATTGAAGCCCATTTCTTGTTTGGAATGGACTATGAAAATATTGATATTGTTATTCATCCTCAAAGTATTATTCACTCTTTAATTGAGGTGCAAGATACGTCAGTTTTGGCACAGTTGGGATGGCCAGATATGCGTCTTCCTTTATTGTATGCTTTATCTTGGCCTGAAAGAATTTATACTGATTGGGAACAACTGGACTTAGTAAAAGCTGGTAGTTTAACCTTTAGAGAACCCGATCATGATAAATATCCTTGTATGCAGTTAGCTTATGCTGCAGGGAATGCAGGAGGGGCAATGCCGGCAGTTTTAAATGCAGCTAATGAGCAAGCGGTTGCCTTATTTTTAGCAGAAAAAATCGCCTTTTTAGATATTCCTAAAGTCATTGAAAAAACTTGTGATAATTTCAGAGATCATAACCGTTCTCAACCCAGTTTAGAAGATATTTTAGAAGCAGATAAATGGGCAAGAGAAGCTGTTTTGATGGCTGCTGAAGGGCTAGGAACAGAAAATAAAGTTGTTTCTCTAAAATAGTGACTGTCACAGTCTGGAAGAATATATTTGTTGGAGAGGCTTAATATTATTAAGCCTTCTTGTGTTATGGTAGAACTATTTTA from Crocosphaera subtropica ATCC 51142 includes these protein-coding regions:
- the dxr gene encoding 1-deoxy-D-xylulose-5-phosphate reductoisomerase, whose amino-acid sequence is MKKISLLGSTGSIGTQTLDIVNQYPDQFQVVGLATRSNVELLATQVQQFRPEIVAICDESKLGSLKDAIASMDYSPLILAGEQGVAEVARHGDAESVVTGIVGCAGLLPTIAAIEAGKDIALANKETLIAGGPVVLPLIEKHGVKLLPADSEHSAIFQCLQGVPDGGLRRIILTASGGAFRDWPVEQLKYVTVQDALKHPNWSMGQKITVDSATLMNKGLEVIEAHFLFGMDYENIDIVIHPQSIIHSLIEVQDTSVLAQLGWPDMRLPLLYALSWPERIYTDWEQLDLVKAGSLTFREPDHDKYPCMQLAYAAGNAGGAMPAVLNAANEQAVALFLAEKIAFLDIPKVIEKTCDNFRDHNRSQPSLEDILEADKWAREAVLMAAEGLGTENKVVSLK
- a CDS encoding class I SAM-dependent methyltransferase, producing MTATPFPSKPSLASRVINGILSVKPLAKLAKYQARNMIINRAEKIGVPWRDNVRQLSNHNWEEELEKVQNPNLVYPDYYVCSFHGYETGNLSWESALEVESAAYAVHASIWPGAGVNGDPRLRHNYHEILKQQLSSTPQRILDMGCSVGMSTFPLQAMYPDAKVTGLDLSAYHLAVAHYRSQERNLAIDWVHGAAEATNLPETSFDLVSAFLLYHELPQTAAIAIFKEARRLLKPGGYFTMMDMNPRAEAYQKMPPYILTLLKSTEPYLDQYFALDIETALQEAGFNPPKITPISPRHRAIVARVSQ